One stretch of Oceanipulchritudo coccoides DNA includes these proteins:
- a CDS encoding L-fucose isomerase, whose translation MKNPILENLPKVGIRPTIDGRLGGVRESLEKQTMDQAKRVAALIRKHLKYPNGKAVQCVIADTCIGGVTEANACAEKFRVENVGVSLTVTPCWCYGSETMDMDRHLPKAIWGFNGTERPGAVYLAASLAGHTQKGLPAFGIYGKDVQEAGDKTIPADVEEKILNFIRCGLAVSTMRGKAYLSMGGTSMGIAGSMVDYNFWEKWLGMRVEDIDMSELIGRMDKGIFDQKEFKKALAWVKKNCPEGKDYNPDTHLRSRETLDAEWETNVKMALIARDLMVGNPKLAEMGFGEQALGHQAIAAGFQGQRQWTDYFPNGDFMEAILNTSFDWNGKRAPYIVATENDALNGATMLFGYLLSNSAQIFADLRTYWSPDAVKQASGHKLKGEAKDGILHLINSGPAALDGTGEQSVDGKPAMKPFWEITREEVDACLKATTWHPSMTEYFPGGGMSTRYKTKGGMPATMTRINLIDGLGPALQIAEGYTVELPEDVHDALDQRTNPTWPTTWFAPILTGQGAFRSTYEVMNNWGANHCVMSCGHIGDRFITLASMLRIPVYMHNVGEERIMRPSSWRAFGTAGLEGADFRACQTYGPLYK comes from the coding sequence ATGAAAAACCCCATTTTAGAAAATCTCCCCAAAGTGGGCATCCGCCCGACCATCGACGGCCGCCTTGGTGGCGTGCGCGAATCCCTCGAAAAGCAGACCATGGATCAGGCCAAGCGTGTGGCGGCCTTGATCCGTAAGCATTTGAAATACCCCAACGGTAAAGCGGTCCAATGTGTCATTGCCGACACCTGCATTGGCGGAGTGACCGAGGCCAATGCCTGCGCGGAAAAGTTCCGTGTGGAAAATGTGGGTGTCTCGCTGACCGTGACTCCCTGCTGGTGCTATGGCTCGGAAACCATGGACATGGACCGTCACCTTCCCAAGGCCATCTGGGGCTTTAACGGGACGGAGCGTCCGGGAGCCGTCTATCTTGCGGCCTCGCTTGCCGGACACACCCAGAAGGGCCTGCCGGCATTTGGCATTTACGGGAAGGATGTCCAGGAAGCGGGCGACAAGACCATCCCGGCCGACGTCGAGGAGAAGATTCTTAATTTCATCCGTTGCGGGCTGGCCGTCTCCACCATGCGTGGCAAGGCCTACCTCTCCATGGGCGGCACGTCCATGGGCATTGCCGGATCCATGGTCGATTACAATTTCTGGGAGAAATGGCTCGGGATGCGCGTCGAGGACATCGACATGAGCGAGCTCATCGGGCGCATGGACAAAGGGATCTTCGACCAGAAGGAATTCAAGAAAGCCCTTGCCTGGGTGAAGAAGAACTGCCCGGAAGGGAAGGACTACAACCCCGACACGCATCTGCGTTCGCGGGAAACCCTCGATGCGGAATGGGAAACCAACGTCAAGATGGCGCTCATTGCCCGGGACCTCATGGTCGGCAATCCCAAGTTGGCGGAGATGGGCTTTGGTGAACAAGCCCTCGGTCACCAAGCCATCGCTGCCGGCTTCCAGGGCCAGCGCCAATGGACGGATTACTTTCCAAACGGGGACTTCATGGAGGCCATCCTTAACACATCCTTCGACTGGAACGGGAAGCGGGCGCCTTACATTGTCGCCACCGAAAACGACGCTCTCAATGGAGCCACCATGTTGTTCGGCTACCTGCTCTCCAACTCCGCCCAGATCTTTGCCGACCTGCGCACCTACTGGAGCCCTGACGCGGTCAAGCAGGCCAGCGGACACAAGCTCAAGGGAGAGGCCAAGGATGGGATCCTTCACCTGATCAATTCCGGCCCAGCTGCATTGGACGGCACCGGCGAACAATCGGTTGATGGCAAACCGGCCATGAAACCGTTCTGGGAAATCACCAGGGAGGAAGTCGACGCTTGCCTGAAGGCGACCACATGGCACCCGTCGATGACCGAGTACTTTCCCGGTGGCGGCATGAGTACGCGCTACAAGACAAAGGGCGGCATGCCCGCCACCATGACCCGGATCAACCTCATCGATGGCCTTGGCCCGGCCCTGCAGATAGCCGAGGGCTACACGGTTGAGTTGCCAGAGGATGTTCACGATGCCTTGGACCAGCGGACCAATCCAACCTGGCCGACAACATGGTTTGCCCCGATTCTTACCGGACAGGGCGCCTTCCGCTCGACCTATGAGGTCATGAACAATTGGGGCGCGAACCACTGCGTGATGTCCTGCGGACACATTGGCGACCGCTTCATCACTTTGGCTTCCATGCTGCGGATTCCGGTCTACATGCACAACGTGGGTGAAGAGCGAATCATGCGTCCAAGTTCCTGGCGGGCTTTTGGCACTGCCGGCCTCGAGGGCGCGGACTTCCGCGCTTGCCAGACGTACGGGCCTCTTTACAAATAG
- a CDS encoding LutC/YkgG family protein — protein MSNDRDSIFSEIKKALDPLPERTPYPQWDDSMTVCHAHPEFNSAKELFAHKLAEASGRYFDSVQILAQFLREEGNTFGYCDPELASLFEGLDGISFETEYDLAKVDTYQFGITTGSTGIAESGTIMLKDGETSARLGALAPWVHVAVIRQEDIVPTIGDAISRFGDDPSVIFCTGPSKTADVEGILIQGVHGPGVQVALVV, from the coding sequence ATGAGCAACGACCGGGATAGCATATTCTCCGAGATCAAGAAGGCTTTGGATCCATTGCCTGAGCGTACACCATATCCGCAGTGGGATGATTCCATGACGGTCTGTCATGCCCATCCGGAATTCAACAGCGCCAAGGAGCTCTTCGCGCACAAGTTGGCGGAGGCCAGCGGACGGTATTTTGATTCCGTACAAATATTGGCCCAATTTCTTCGTGAAGAGGGAAACACCTTTGGCTATTGCGATCCCGAATTGGCCAGCCTCTTTGAGGGACTGGACGGCATTTCCTTCGAGACCGAATACGATTTGGCCAAAGTGGATACGTATCAGTTTGGCATTACCACAGGGAGCACTGGGATCGCCGAGAGCGGCACCATCATGCTCAAGGACGGTGAAACATCAGCCCGGCTGGGTGCACTTGCTCCATGGGTGCATGTGGCAGTCATCCGGCAGGAGGACATCGTGCCGACCATCGGTGACGCCATCAGCCGCTTCGGCGATGATCCCTCGGTAATTTTCTGTACCGGCCCGTCCAAAACGGCCGATGTCGAGGGCATCCTAATCCAGGGGGTCCATGGCCCCGGCGTGCAAGTGGCCCTGGTGGTCTGA
- a CDS encoding AraC family transcriptional regulator, whose translation MEIQSKEPFIELSEQVYDTRYYSFGGMQKHSPAPVEIVFGGLEHCDKDYRIDRKGFPVFLLEYVVSGEGSLTLDGQPHTLRKGCLYWYGPGVPCHLVNNPERPLVKHFIAFRSSQGSPEKLYNINRYFIGANRGGEQVGNIIDSLFLEACLGTEDSFRICCSYLDILLLKCARSEILEQHTRERAWPVFKRVKDYISDNYLELKRIDDIAAGVDLDPSYISRLFKRYYHVTPYNFLLQRKMEYALDLLRQGNMSVQKAAETIGFEDPFHFSRVFKKFKGISPSDVRSVRL comes from the coding sequence ATGGAGATTCAATCCAAAGAACCGTTTATTGAGCTGTCCGAGCAGGTCTACGACACCCGGTATTATTCCTTCGGCGGGATGCAGAAGCATTCGCCTGCCCCGGTGGAGATTGTCTTTGGAGGCCTCGAACATTGTGACAAAGACTACCGGATCGACCGAAAGGGCTTCCCCGTATTCCTCCTGGAGTATGTTGTCTCGGGGGAGGGGTCTCTCACGCTCGATGGCCAGCCACACACCCTTCGCAAGGGTTGTCTTTACTGGTACGGGCCGGGCGTACCATGTCATTTAGTGAACAATCCCGAGCGGCCCTTGGTGAAGCATTTCATCGCCTTTCGCAGTTCACAGGGATCCCCTGAGAAACTCTACAATATCAACCGTTACTTCATCGGCGCGAACCGTGGAGGAGAACAGGTGGGGAACATCATCGATAGCCTTTTTCTGGAAGCCTGTCTTGGCACCGAGGACTCCTTCCGCATTTGCTGTTCCTACCTCGACATTCTCCTTCTGAAATGTGCCCGCAGTGAAATCCTCGAGCAGCACACAAGGGAGCGGGCCTGGCCCGTCTTCAAACGGGTCAAGGACTACATCAGCGACAACTACCTCGAATTGAAGCGGATTGATGATATCGCAGCCGGGGTGGACCTGGATCCCTCCTACATTTCGCGGCTCTTCAAGCGCTACTACCATGTCACTCCGTACAATTTCCTCCTGCAGAGGAAAATGGAATACGCCCTCGACCTGCTGCGCCAGGGCAACATGAGTGTCCAGAAGGCAGCTGAGACCATCGGCTTTGAGGATCCCTTTCACTTCTCCCGTGTCTTCAAGAAGTTCAAGGGGATCAGCCCCAGCGACGTGCGCAGCGTGCGGTTGTGA
- a CDS encoding LutB/LldF family L-lactate oxidation iron-sulfur protein: MKSLQKIDIVARDLSDEVQKSTYLSSKAKTEKRMAILQKDFPEANRLREIAGEIKQHTLEHLDQYLAQAEASLKANGAHVHFANDAESANATILKIMQENGAKRMVKSKSMVTEEIHLLPYLEKHGMEVVETDLGEFIIQIDDDHPSHIVTPIIHKNRKDIAKSFEREGLGDYNDDPETITRRARAFLRQKYLDADVGLTGGNFVSAESGRVSLVTNEGNARFSVAANRIHIAVVGIEKIIPKDRDFSLFLNLIARSATGQQLTVYNQFINGPRSPGQPHGPEQMHVVFLDNRRTEVLASECREILRCIRCGACLNVCPIFRQAGGHAYRSVYPGPVGAVLSPLLAGNRFPELADLPKASSLCGACNEVCPVNIPIPDLLLRLRDKAKREKATDAMKGTPSLGLWATLCSQPAMWKTALSMGHTMNYIPTELIPHPSARAWQHNRKLPKFQGGEFRKWFRNRPPSSK; this comes from the coding sequence ATGAAATCCCTGCAGAAAATCGATATTGTCGCCCGCGACCTCAGCGACGAGGTCCAGAAGTCGACCTACCTGTCCTCGAAAGCGAAGACTGAAAAACGGATGGCCATCCTCCAGAAGGATTTTCCGGAGGCCAACAGGTTGCGGGAGATCGCCGGGGAGATCAAGCAGCACACGCTGGAGCATCTCGATCAATACCTCGCCCAGGCCGAGGCCAGCCTCAAGGCCAATGGTGCCCATGTGCATTTTGCCAATGATGCTGAGAGCGCCAATGCAACGATCCTGAAGATCATGCAGGAAAATGGCGCCAAGCGGATGGTCAAAAGCAAGAGCATGGTCACCGAGGAGATCCATCTGCTCCCCTATCTGGAGAAACACGGCATGGAGGTTGTCGAGACCGACCTGGGGGAGTTTATCATCCAGATTGATGATGACCACCCGTCGCACATCGTCACTCCGATCATCCACAAGAACCGGAAAGACATCGCGAAGAGCTTTGAACGCGAGGGCCTCGGGGATTACAATGATGACCCCGAAACCATCACCCGCCGCGCACGGGCGTTCCTTCGCCAGAAATACCTCGATGCGGATGTTGGCCTGACCGGCGGTAATTTTGTATCGGCAGAATCAGGACGCGTTTCTCTTGTCACCAACGAGGGGAACGCCCGATTTTCAGTTGCCGCCAACCGGATTCACATCGCCGTTGTCGGTATCGAAAAAATCATACCGAAGGATCGCGACTTTTCCCTTTTCCTGAATCTCATCGCCCGTTCCGCCACCGGCCAGCAACTCACCGTCTACAACCAGTTCATCAATGGCCCCCGGAGCCCCGGGCAACCGCATGGTCCGGAACAGATGCATGTGGTCTTTCTCGATAACCGGCGCACGGAAGTTCTGGCCAGTGAATGCCGCGAGATCCTGCGCTGCATCCGGTGCGGGGCCTGCCTCAATGTCTGCCCGATTTTCCGACAGGCGGGCGGCCACGCCTACCGCAGCGTTTATCCGGGACCCGTGGGCGCGGTACTCAGTCCCCTACTCGCCGGAAACCGCTTCCCGGAGCTGGCCGACCTGCCCAAAGCCTCCAGCCTTTGCGGGGCTTGTAATGAAGTCTGCCCGGTCAACATTCCCATCCCGGACTTGCTTCTGCGCCTGCGTGACAAGGCCAAGCGGGAAAAGGCAACCGATGCCATGAAGGGCACGCCGTCCCTCGGACTCTGGGCGACCCTTTGCTCACAACCGGCCATGTGGAAGACCGCCCTCTCCATGGGCCACACCATGAATTATATTCCAACCGAGCTGATTCCCCACCCGTCCGCCCGCGCGTGGCAGCATAACCGGAAATTGCCCAAGTTCCAGGGCGGCGAATTCCGCAAGTGGTTCCGCAACCGTCCCCCATCTTCAAAATAA
- the fucP gene encoding L-fucose:H+ symporter permease, whose translation MTAHSSPSTDSSPKVVSAKFLYPFILVTSLFALWGFANDITNPLVRAFKEIFLISNAQSSLVQWAFYGGYATMAIPAALVIRKLSFKSGIIIGLTLYAIGALLTIPAASMMSFNIFLVGFYVLTFGLAFLETSANPYILSMGSPETATRRLNLAQAFNPIGSLTGMAVASFFILPSLQVAEFRQAQWDAHPEYSDMMPSQVDGLITTALETFKATQQEEHLAMVAHDLDVVKIPYVVIALIVIGVLALFAVSRMPDTGHEEEKIKLGSLIRHLFGSFHYVGGVVAQAFYVGAQIMCWTFIIHYGMTLIGLSAAQAQNYNILAMGIFLSSRFICTFFLKYINPGLLLGILAIAGCGLTLGAIFIQGMAGLYCLIGVSACMSLMFPTIYGIALHGLTPNDAKLGSAGLIFAIVGGAFMPRMQGAMIDGDGMTLFGQTLESVRISFFLPAACFVVVAIYGFLSNTIDRKERTSQG comes from the coding sequence ATGACAGCACACTCCTCACCCTCCACCGACAGTTCCCCTAAAGTTGTCAGCGCAAAATTCCTCTACCCATTCATCCTCGTTACGAGCTTGTTTGCCCTGTGGGGATTTGCCAACGACATCACTAACCCCCTCGTCCGCGCCTTCAAGGAAATCTTCCTGATCAGCAACGCCCAGAGTAGCCTGGTTCAGTGGGCTTTCTATGGTGGTTATGCCACGATGGCCATTCCCGCGGCACTGGTCATCCGCAAGTTGTCCTTCAAGTCGGGAATCATCATCGGGCTCACCCTGTATGCCATCGGTGCGCTCCTGACCATTCCCGCCGCCTCGATGATGTCCTTCAACATCTTCCTGGTTGGCTTTTATGTTTTGACCTTCGGGTTGGCCTTCCTTGAGACCAGCGCCAATCCGTATATCCTCTCCATGGGATCACCGGAAACGGCTACCCGCCGCCTCAACCTTGCCCAGGCCTTCAACCCGATTGGCTCATTGACCGGCATGGCCGTGGCCAGCTTCTTCATTCTCCCCAGCCTGCAGGTGGCCGAGTTTCGCCAGGCCCAGTGGGATGCCCATCCGGAGTATTCAGACATGATGCCGAGCCAGGTGGACGGTCTCATCACGACCGCGCTTGAGACCTTCAAGGCGACGCAACAGGAAGAGCACCTTGCCATGGTGGCACACGATCTGGATGTAGTGAAAATTCCCTACGTCGTCATTGCCTTGATTGTCATCGGGGTGCTGGCCCTGTTTGCCGTTTCCAGGATGCCGGATACCGGGCATGAAGAGGAAAAGATCAAACTGGGTTCATTGATACGCCACCTCTTTGGCAGCTTTCATTATGTCGGGGGCGTAGTTGCCCAGGCATTCTATGTCGGTGCCCAGATCATGTGCTGGACCTTCATCATCCACTACGGGATGACCCTGATCGGCCTGTCAGCGGCGCAGGCCCAGAACTACAACATCCTCGCCATGGGGATTTTTCTGAGCTCACGCTTTATCTGCACCTTCTTCCTGAAGTACATTAATCCGGGATTGCTCCTGGGCATCCTCGCCATCGCGGGTTGCGGGTTGACCCTTGGCGCGATCTTCATCCAGGGGATGGCAGGCCTTTACTGCCTCATCGGGGTCTCCGCCTGTATGTCGCTCATGTTCCCGACAATCTACGGGATCGCCCTCCATGGCCTGACCCCGAACGATGCCAAGCTGGGGTCAGCCGGCCTCATCTTTGCCATCGTTGGTGGCGCTTTCATGCCGCGCATGCAGGGTGCGATGATCGACGGTGACGGGATGACCCTCTTCGGGCAAACTCTGGAGTCGGTCAGGATTTCCTTCTTCCTTCCAGCCGCCTGTTTTGTCGTGGTCGCCATCTACGGTTTCCTGTCCAATACAATTGACCGCAAGGAACGCACCAGCCAAGGATAA
- a CDS encoding (Fe-S)-binding protein, with product MSLLHTPPNRPAGKSIQLMTTCLCDAFYADVARATVEILEYLGCDIELPDGQTCCGQPAFNGGDWKSSRKVVRHTAKVFAGDKPIIVPSGSCAAMIFHGAPLAFEKESDIEEIQALAARTWELTDYIVNGLGIKEWPGKYEGLITVHRSCHLRGSNSGDAITTLMESIDGLELGAMDEKEQCCGFGGTFAVSFPNISKKMGDLKVENLTACKPDAIAAADMGCMMHFGGMMDKQGNKTNRLHVAQILRNSLQNAGLL from the coding sequence ATGAGCCTCCTCCATACGCCCCCAAACCGACCAGCCGGAAAATCCATCCAGCTGATGACAACCTGCCTGTGCGACGCCTTTTATGCGGATGTTGCGCGCGCCACAGTGGAAATACTGGAATACCTTGGATGCGACATCGAGTTACCCGACGGCCAGACTTGCTGCGGCCAGCCCGCTTTCAATGGCGGTGACTGGAAGTCTTCCCGCAAAGTGGTCCGCCATACCGCGAAGGTCTTTGCGGGGGACAAGCCGATCATTGTCCCCTCTGGTTCCTGTGCGGCCATGATCTTCCATGGCGCCCCGCTGGCCTTTGAGAAGGAATCCGACATTGAAGAGATTCAGGCACTGGCCGCCCGCACATGGGAACTCACGGACTACATCGTAAACGGGCTGGGCATCAAGGAATGGCCGGGAAAGTATGAGGGCCTCATCACCGTTCACCGGAGCTGTCACTTGCGGGGATCGAATAGCGGGGATGCCATCACGACCTTGATGGAATCCATCGATGGCCTGGAACTGGGAGCCATGGACGAAAAGGAACAGTGCTGCGGGTTTGGTGGAACTTTTGCCGTTTCCTTTCCCAATATCTCGAAAAAAATGGGCGACCTCAAAGTCGAAAACCTGACCGCCTGCAAGCCAGACGCCATCGCCGCCGCCGACATGGGTTGCATGATGCACTTTGGCGGCATGATGGACAAGCAGGGCAACAAGACAAACCGGCTCCACGTGGCCCAGATCCTTCGTAATTCACTTCAAAATGCCGGATTGCTATGA